The DNA window TTAATGGCCTGATAGACCATGCTGAAGCCAAGCGCTATCAAGCCGTAAATGACGCCAATCGCAAGACCGTTTAAGGTCTGCTGGGCGAAATACGAACCAAACAAGCGATCTCCTCCCCTTTCACGCGTCGAGTTCATTCAAGGGAAGAAAGCGGCGTTTGCGGAATAAAGGAAACGCCACCTTTCTCCGCGCTTCCCTACAGTTTCTCCGTCACACGCGAGTAGAGTTCAGGCCGACGATCCTTAAACACTGGTTGGAAGAAGCGATCCGCCGCGAACTTTTCCGAGGAGAGCGCCGCGTAAATCAGCTCTTCGTCCTGCCCCGCCTTCGCGATGATCGTGCCCACAGGATCCGAAATGCAGCTCGCGCCGATGAACGTGATATCGCCATCGCCGTCGGCAGGACGCGGTCTGTTGCAGGAAATCGTGTACATGCGGTTTTCAAGCGCGCGGACCGCCGTGATGTGGTACAGGTGCTCAGGGAAGTTCGAGAAATCCGGCATGTTCCACAACATGCAGTGAATCTCCATGCCTTTAAGGGCAAGCGTGCGCACCAGCTCGGGGAACTGGTTGTCATAGCAGATGGACATCCCAATGTTGCCAAGCTCCGTTTTGAAGACGTTCATCTCGGAACCGGCGCAGAAGTAGAAACGCTCGTATCCCGGCATGTGCACCTTGCGGTGGATGCCCATCACCTCGCCTATCGGGCTGATCAGCGCTGCGGAGTTGTACAGGACGCCTGGAATGACAGGATGCTTTTCAGAAATTCCGACCACCACATACGCGCGGCTCTTTTTCGCCTGTTTGCAGAGAGCCTGCGTCACCGGCCCGCCAGGAATGTACTCCGCAGCCTGGTAATACTTTGTGCCGAAAACGCTGTCGCGTTCCTTGAGGATATAGCCAGCGCTGGACAATTCGGGGAAGACGACAAGCTGCGCGTGCCCCTCATCCGCAGCACGTTCGACATATTCCGCCATTCTCCTCCCATTCTCAACGGGCGAAAGCCATGCCGGCGTGAACTGGACGGCGCATGTAACGGCGTCTTTGTAATTGTTCGTTATCATACGAATGATCGCCTCGTTTCCAGTAGGATTGACCTCGCGCCTCAGACAGAGACGCTTCAGGCCGGTGAAGCAGGCAGTTCTAGGCGGGCTGCACAGCGTCCTTAAAAGTACGTTGCCGAGCGGGCGGGATTGTGGACTGTCAGCTTTTCAACGATCTTTTCAGGAACGCCCTTCTTTCGGAGCATTGGAAGGAAGTACCGAAGAATGTGGGCGTAACCATGCCCTCCGTACTTAACGCGCATCTCTTTCGTGCAGATGTCAGACGAAAGCAGTATTTGATCTTCAAAACCGGCGTCCAGCAAGCGAATGATGTCGTTCGCGCGACCGTTGTCATTCGTTATGTCGACCGTCCCGTCAAGGTCAAAATATCCCTCTCGCCCTATGGAATCGTAGAGCATAAAGCAACCGGTTTTCAGAAGTTCGACACGCGATTCGTGCGTCATCAGCGTTCGCTCCGTGTGACTTATTGTTACATGGGAGGGTTCGGCCCCGTTTAAAGCAAGAATATTGATAATTTCAAGCGGCGCGCGATCGTTTTTCCCAGGATGGACGTTGATTGGAATGCCCGTGACTTTCTGAGTTATTGCTGCGGCAATGAGAACTTTGCGCTCGCTTTCATGCAGCGGCCAACCACAGCAGATTTCGCCAAGAATACCCGGTCTGACGCCAGCGCTGTTGACGCCATCGCGAATTTCGTTGATAAAGTCGTTCGCCGTCTCCTCAACAGCTGCTTTTTTCAGGGTATCGCTGTGGGCAGATACCATGAAATATCCTCCGCCCATCACGATGTTCAAACCCGTGCGTCGGGATATCCTCTGCAACGCCAGTGGATCGCGAGCGAAATTTCTGTTGGAGACGTCGAAGATCGTTTTTCCGCCCTCGTCTTTGAACAGGAGCGCCTCTTTGACAGCCTCATCCTCGTCTATCAGCAGGAGGTTGTCCTGCATATTAAAACGGTGTTTCAGTTCCCAATCGTAATTGACGTCCTCCGTCTTCATCATAGCCAGAGAACGGCCTGTCGCGTATAGGAGCTCAGAAAAGATGATGCGAAAATCAATCACAAGATGCTCATGTGCGAGGCAAATGCCAAGGGTCTCTGGCTTAACAGGGCCAAGCACAGTGACAACTTTGCCTTTCAATTCGCCGCGTGAAGCGTCGCAGGGGGCCAGGGTGGTCATTAGGACAGCCTCGGGTTAAAAGTACGTTGCCGAGCGGGCGGGATTGTGGATCAGCAGTTTGTCGACAATTTCACGGGAAATGCCTTTCTTGAGCAGAAGGGGCTCGAAGTACGACAGAATATGGACGTAACCGTGGCCACCGTATTTGACGCGCTGATCCTTTGTGCAGACGTCAGCGGATAGCATAATTTTATCCCCGTAGCCCTCCTCGATCAGCTTTATGATGTGGTTAGCGCGGTAGTTGTCGTTCGGAATGTCGATAATCGTGTTCTGATCGAAGTACCCTTCGCGACCAATCGAGTCGTACACAAGATAACAGCCGCTCTTAAGGGTCTCGACGCGCTCCTCATGCGTCAGTAGAGTCCTGTCCGTGTGGCTCATTGCTACATGCGTCAAATCCGCGCCGTTGTCGGAAAGGATCTCAAGGATATCCATCACGGACTTGGCGGACCAGCCGGGATGGACGTTAATCGGGATGCCCGTGGCTTTCTGTGTCCTCGCGGCAGCGACGAGCACTTTGCGTTCGTCTGGGTGGAGGGGCCATGTGCAGCCCAGCTCGCCAAGGATGCCGG is part of the Pyramidobacter porci genome and encodes:
- a CDS encoding carbon-nitrogen hydrolase family protein, which encodes MITNNYKDAVTCAVQFTPAWLSPVENGRRMAEYVERAADEGHAQLVVFPELSSAGYILKERDSVFGTKYYQAAEYIPGGPVTQALCKQAKKSRAYVVVGISEKHPVIPGVLYNSAALISPIGEVMGIHRKVHMPGYERFYFCAGSEMNVFKTELGNIGMSICYDNQFPELVRTLALKGMEIHCMLWNMPDFSNFPEHLYHITAVRALENRMYTISCNRPRPADGDGDITFIGASCISDPVGTIIAKAGQDEELIYAALSSEKFAADRFFQPVFKDRRPELYSRVTEKL
- a CDS encoding phosphotriesterase family protein, whose amino-acid sequence is MTTLAPCDASRGELKGKVVTVLGPVKPETLGICLAHEHLVIDFRIIFSELLYATGRSLAMMKTEDVNYDWELKHRFNMQDNLLLIDEDEAVKEALLFKDEGGKTIFDVSNRNFARDPLALQRISRRTGLNIVMGGGYFMVSAHSDTLKKAAVEETANDFINEIRDGVNSAGVRPGILGEICCGWPLHESERKVLIAAAITQKVTGIPINVHPGKNDRAPLEIINILALNGAEPSHVTISHTERTLMTHESRVELLKTGCFMLYDSIGREGYFDLDGTVDITNDNGRANDIIRLLDAGFEDQILLSSDICTKEMRVKYGGHGYAHILRYFLPMLRKKGVPEKIVEKLTVHNPARSATYF
- a CDS encoding phosphotriesterase family protein, with protein sequence MEMVPMERKDMAGKIFTVLGLIKPEELGKTIAHEHLVADFRCAWMELPYATDRAKALEPFSLKNSDWIRKHRFNVLDNLLLMDEDEAVEEAMLFKARGGDSMFELSNKSMARDPLALQRISRRTGLHIVMGGGYYVVKSHAPSFKNRDVDSLTEEFINEVRYGADGTGIRPGILGELGCTWPLHPDERKVLVAAARTQKATGIPINVHPGWSAKSVMDILEILSDNGADLTHVAMSHTDRTLLTHEERVETLKSGCYLVYDSIGREGYFDQNTIIDIPNDNYRANHIIKLIEEGYGDKIMLSADVCTKDQRVKYGGHGYVHILSYFEPLLLKKGISREIVDKLLIHNPARSATYF